Proteins encoded in a region of the Anoxybacillus amylolyticus genome:
- a CDS encoding aldo/keto reductase, translating to MNKRRIGSSDLYVSEVGLGCMSLGTEEKKAIRLIHEALERGINYLDTADLYDRGLNEQFVGKAIKGKRDQVVLATKVGNRWEEGKDGWYWDPSKAYIKRAVKESLRRLQTDYIDLYQLHGGTIDDPIDETIEAFEELKQEGVIRYYGISSIRPNVIREYVKRSNIVSVMMQYSLLDRRPEELFPLLKEHHISVIARGPVAKGLLTERPLEAASEAVKTSGYLDYTYEELQALLPALKAKTAAHRSFTATALQFCLYDPVVAAVIPGASSVEQLTGNIAAAFAPALTKEEYEWLKQHTKASIYNTHR from the coding sequence ATGAACAAACGGCGCATCGGTTCATCGGATTTATATGTAAGCGAAGTCGGGCTTGGCTGCATGTCGCTCGGTACAGAGGAGAAAAAGGCCATTCGCCTCATTCATGAAGCGCTTGAGCGTGGCATTAACTATTTAGACACCGCAGACTTGTACGACCGCGGCTTAAACGAGCAGTTTGTCGGCAAAGCGATCAAAGGAAAACGCGATCAAGTTGTGCTAGCAACGAAAGTCGGAAACCGTTGGGAAGAGGGGAAAGACGGCTGGTATTGGGACCCGTCCAAAGCGTATATAAAACGAGCGGTAAAAGAAAGTTTGCGTCGCTTACAAACGGACTACATCGATTTGTACCAATTGCACGGCGGAACTATCGACGATCCGATCGATGAAACGATCGAAGCGTTTGAAGAGCTAAAACAAGAAGGGGTTATTCGCTACTACGGCATTTCCTCGATTCGCCCAAATGTCATTCGCGAATATGTAAAACGGTCGAATATCGTTAGTGTCATGATGCAATATAGTTTGCTCGACCGCCGTCCGGAAGAACTTTTCCCGCTTCTAAAAGAGCATCATATTAGCGTCATCGCCCGCGGACCAGTGGCGAAAGGGTTGCTCACAGAGCGACCGCTCGAAGCAGCAAGCGAGGCGGTGAAAACAAGCGGCTATCTTGATTATACATACGAAGAATTGCAAGCACTTTTGCCGGCGTTAAAAGCAAAAACAGCAGCTCACCGCTCGTTTACCGCGACCGCTCTGCAATTTTGCCTATATGATCCGGTCGTCGCTGCTGTCATTCCCGGCGCTAGCAGCGTCGAGCAGCTGACGGGCAATATTGCCGCTGCTTTCGCTCCCGCATTGACGAAAGAAGAATACGAATGGCTAAAACAACATACGAAAGCGTCTATTTATAATACGCATCGCTAA